The sequence below is a genomic window from Clostridium putrefaciens.
AAGAAAAAGCTCTATATGAGAAGCTAATCAGTGAAAAACAATTTTTGACAAATAGTGCACGTCGTGAAATCGAAAATAAATTAGTTGAGATGGGTTTTTTTAATATACAAAATAAATATGCAAAAGATTACGGTTTTTCGATTGAATTAACAAGGTTCTGTAACATGAGCTGTCCTTATTGCTATGCTCATTCACGTTTAAACAAAGGTAAAAGCATGACAAAAAAACACGTTGATGCAATTTATGATTTTTATCGCATATACGCGGATGAACAAATTAAAATTTATGAGACACCATATATCCGAATCACCGGTGGTGAACCATTAATTAATCAGGATACTGTAGATGTTATAAGTTATATCGCTTCAAAATGGGAAAAAGCAAAAATTTTACTTTTTACAAACGGAGTGAATTTGTTAAAGTATTATGATAAACTTCCTCTTGATAGGTTTGGAGAAGTTCATGTTTCCTTAGATGGTACAAAAGATGTACATATTCATCGTCGCTACAATAATATCAATCCCGATACCAATATATATGAAAACATACTTTCTGGTGTGCAAAAACTAATATCTGATAAGGTAAATGTAAAGATAAAAATGGTTTTAGATAAGACAAACTATTTGAAAGTTGGTGATTTTAAAAAATTATTAGAAGAAAGGGGCATCTTAGATTCCCCCTATTGTGAAATACTTCCTGGAATAACACTTGATTATCATCATCCGTTAGATATTATGGAAGATTCTAATAGTAAGCTTGATATTGAAGCAATACAGAGTCATTTAATAGAAAACCAATTAGCTCCTCCTCTTTTCCCAAGCTACTCAAGATTATTTAAAGTTCTTTCTAGGTCTAAGAATGAGCCTTATCTCCCAAAACACCGAAGATGTGAAAGTGAGTTTCTCTCAAAATATTATTTCTCTTGTAATGGGAATATTTATTTCTGTGATTGCTTTGATGAAAATGACGGTATAGTTGGTACATTCTATCCCAATATTAACCTTGATGAAACTGCTATATCTAATCTTTTAAATAGAAGTGTTCTTCAAAATAAAAAATGCAATGATTGCGCTTACAAGTTTGTATGCTTAGGTGGGTGTCCAATTTCTGCTAGAACAAAACAAGTAGAAATGGCATGTGGGATTTATTCAGATGAAGTATTCCTAGATAATTTAGAATTTAACTATTATTGGATTAAATAACCACACAAACAATAAAAGGAGATCTATCATGAAACTAACAAGAGCGTCTATAGGTAATAATTTGCTATTTATGTCTAAAATATTAGAGGGTCGATAAAATGGAAATCTTTAAATTTTGTAAATCATACTTGCTTTCACAAAAATATAATATTTTTCTTTATATTATATTAACTCTCCTATCATCAGCAATTAGTATTGTTTCCCCTTATGTTCTAGGTGGATTTGTGGACAATCTAATCGAAGGTGCAGATACAAGTATTATCTCTCATTTTTGCATTGTTTTTGGAGGGCTTAGTCTAATCAAAATACTCAAAAATTATGCAACATCAATGTTATACACAAAGATGCAAATTCAGATGGGTTATAGCTTAAATATTGATGTTATTCGACATATTCAAAGCTTATCTTTGTCCTTTATTAATCATAAAGATGGTATGTATTTAAATCAACGCATAAATGGAGATTCTTATCACCTTTTTATATTCTGTTTAACAACATTGCAGAATATTATATTAAATCTTATACTTCTCATTTTTCCATTTGTGCTATTGTTGTCCCTTAATTCGTTGATTACAGTCATTATGATCGCATTTATTTTTATATATACCACTCTTTATTTATTGCTAAAAGAAACACTTTATAAAGCTGGTCTTGCATTTAAAGAAAGTCAAGCAAAGCTTTTTTCAAGCTTATATGAACAATTAAAGTATATAAAGTTGCTCAGGTTGAATTCTATTCAGCCTGAACTTAATAAAAGAGCAGAAAATAGTTTTTTTGAATTTAAGGAAAATGCTATATATAGCCAAAAAGCAAACTTTGTTTATAACAGCTTGGATGGCATTGTGGCTTCTTTCGCTCAAATCACTTTATTTGTAGTCGGTGGATTACAAGTGATTAATGGGAATTTCACTATAGGAATGTTTACTATATTTAGCAGTTATTTTAAGATGATGTTTGAAGCTAGTAGATATTTTTTCGGATTAGGGTCGACATACCAAAGTGCAAGAGCTTCCTACAATAGAATAAAGGATATCTTAAAGTTCAAAAAAGAAACTAATGGTAATTTAATTATAGACGAAATAAATATAATTGATCTGAAAGATATCAGCTTTAATTATAACAATTTCCAGCTTATTAACAATTTATGTGATACTGATAGTTCATTCGATCTTCAAAAGGAAGATATAGAAAATTCAAAATCTAAAGAAAAAAATGTAATTC
It includes:
- a CDS encoding radical SAM/SPASM domain-containing protein, which codes for MLIFNNLLINNNSDKFQPFLVNLLSGRRRLLSNYEAVLVKNMSNQDQSFSIEEKALYEKLISEKQFLTNSARREIENKLVEMGFFNIQNKYAKDYGFSIELTRFCNMSCPYCYAHSRLNKGKSMTKKHVDAIYDFYRIYADEQIKIYETPYIRITGGEPLINQDTVDVISYIASKWEKAKILLFTNGVNLLKYYDKLPLDRFGEVHVSLDGTKDVHIHRRYNNINPDTNIYENILSGVQKLISDKVNVKIKMVLDKTNYLKVGDFKKLLEERGILDSPYCEILPGITLDYHHPLDIMEDSNSKLDIEAIQSHLIENQLAPPLFPSYSRLFKVLSRSKNEPYLPKHRRCESEFLSKYYFSCNGNIYFCDCFDENDGIVGTFYPNINLDETAISNLLNRSVLQNKKCNDCAYKFVCLGGCPISARTKQVEMACGIYSDEVFLDNLEFNYYWIK
- a CDS encoding ATP-binding cassette domain-containing protein, which encodes MEIFKFCKSYLLSQKYNIFLYIILTLLSSAISIVSPYVLGGFVDNLIEGADTSIISHFCIVFGGLSLIKILKNYATSMLYTKMQIQMGYSLNIDVIRHIQSLSLSFINHKDGMYLNQRINGDSYHLFIFCLTTLQNIILNLILLIFPFVLLLSLNSLITVIMIAFIFIYTTLYLLLKETLYKAGLAFKESQAKLFSSLYEQLKYIKLLRLNSIQPELNKRAENSFFEFKENAIYSQKANFVYNSLDGIVASFAQITLFVVGGLQVINGNFTIGMFTIFSSYFKMMFEASRYFFGLGSTYQSARASYNRIKDILKFKKETNGNLIIDEINIIDLKDISFNYNNFQLINNLCDTDSSFDLQKEDIENSKSKEKNVIHSFSAKFSKGNIYAITGSNGTGKSTIVNLITGLYADEYTGEIKYDGQCIRKIDMVSTRKRLIGIAEQEPLLINDSILYNLTFIDQINQPISNSSIKDTRECKKNQKLLLEDYLEILDMQRFIDENNLSFIINENNTNISGGEKQKISILKVLFKDPEVMIFDEPTSALDLKTTKKFIDYLQSIKKHKIIILITHNEYVATCCDEILNIKGCLSRERK